The following are from one region of the Penaeus chinensis breed Huanghai No. 1 chromosome 5, ASM1920278v2, whole genome shotgun sequence genome:
- the LOC125025732 gene encoding LOW QUALITY PROTEIN: uncharacterized protein LOC125025732 (The sequence of the model RefSeq protein was modified relative to this genomic sequence to represent the inferred CDS: deleted 1 base in 1 codon), translating to MDITAEMKQWLSGITPEKKAKLVFFSSHAYTPCGKINPNVETTLNLLANAIALGNFNKIDDYLEEKVKAFSRHNVDKKEISEADYTCLSFFSACKYLNVVPPFLGLEKVSSIQDKFEMKDKERDYRFLLDSADLVLEKICDSLTLAGVAQIWSAMRKVEMLTKDVHNIDVIGFSCDLEPIGMKECLFFFIVRNMQMLKEINNVCTNRLERLIAECEENSACEEGKTLRSIIEGLRCYPVEGYPFGFCLILSVHHNRDGAKKEFQNVLTVSKYLGMISYEIKDPKEKTIEEMENELKKPKYRFYSSFTCWFMSHGDKKSIELADGKTIERESFLTKFSDIDSFKLKPKVFFMVSCLGKKKFRLEADDSESLSTTEDQYAITSIKVREEFSDTPVRGRNISDTQPMMDTLVAYSTMPDNLSGRNITHGSIYVNRACMLMSENISRGKNLTEILEHISQELHEIVQEKEEEDCLYKQGCHYHSYFRKTLKLPHERNND from the exons ATGGACATCACAGCCGAAATGAAGCAATGGCTATCAGGCATCACCCCTGAGAAGAAGGCAAAGctggttttcttctcttctcatgctTATACTCCCTGTGGTAAGATAAACCCGAATGTCGAGACAACCCTGAACCTGCTGGCAAATGCTATCGCTCTTGGAAATTTCAACAAAATAGATGATTATCTGGAGGAGAAGGTAAAGGCCTTTTCTCGTCATAATGTGGATAAAAAAGAAATCTCAGAGGCAGATTACACATGTCTGAGTTTCTTCTCCGCTTGTAAATATTTGAATgttgttcctccttttcttggTTTGGAGAAAGTATCTTCTATTCAAGACAAGTTTGAAATGAAGGACAAGGAGCGAGACTATCGCTTCCTGCTGGATTCTGCCGACCTTGTGCTAGAAAAGATCTGTGACTCACTGACGCTAGCAGGAGTAGCGCAGATTTGGTCAGCTATGAGAAAAGTTGAGATGCTAACCAAAGATGTGCATAACATAGATGTTATTGGTTTCTCCTGCGATTTAGAGCCAATAGGGATGAAGGAGTGCCTATTCTTCTTTATAGTTCGTAATATGCAAATGCTAAAGGAAATCAACAATGTGTGTACAAACAGACTAGAGCGCCTCATAGCGGAATGTGAGGAAAACTCAGCCTGTGAAGAGGGGAAAACACTTAGATCTATTATAGAGGGCCTGCGTTGCTACCCAGTGGAGGGCTATCCTTTTGGCTTCTGTCTCATACTGTCTGTTCACCACAACCGGGATGGAGCGAAGAAAGAATTCCAGAATGTGTTAACTGTCTCCAAGTATCTAGGCATGATATCGTACGAGATAAAGGATCCAAAGGAAAAGACAATCGAAGAGATGGAAAATGAGCTGAAGAAG CCTAAATATCGGTTCTACAGTTCCTTCACTTGCTGGTTCATGTCTCATGGGGATAAAAAATCCATAGAGCTTGCTGACGGGAAGACTATTGAAAGAGAAAGTTTTCTTACAAAGTTCTCCGACATAGATTCTTTCAAGCTGAAGCCAAAAGTATTCTTCATGGTGTCATGCCTAGGTAAAAAGAAGTTCAGGCTTGAAG CTGATGACAGTGAGAGCCTTAGTACAACAGAGGATCAATATGCTATTACCAGCATCAAAGTCAGGGAGGAATTCAGTGACACTCCCGTCAGAGGGCGCAACATTTCTGATACACAGCCCATGATGGACACTCTTGTAGCCTACTCAACAATGCCCGACAACCTATCTGGGCGGAATATCACTCACG GATCCATCTACGTGAACCGTGCGTGCATGCTGATGTCTGAAAACATTAGCAGAGGGAAAAACCTCACAGAGATCCTGGAGCATATCAGCCAAGAACTGCATGAAATTgtgcaagaaaaagaggaagaggattgtcTGTACAAGCAAGGGTGTCACTATCATTCCTATTTTCGGAAGACACTTAAGCTGCCTCATGAACGTAACAACGATTAA